In Planococcus sp. MB-3u-03, the DNA window GCTTCTTCAGTGCCTTCTCCGCCTTCAGCAGAGTCGCCGCCGTTTGAAGTGTCTTCTTCGCTTCCGCATGCTGCAAGAACTCCAGCCGCCAGCATTAATGAAAAACCTACGCCAAATTTACGTTTAATCAATGTGATAACCCCCAAGGTTTTTTTGATAATAGCAGGAATCAGATGTTTACAGCCGTTTGCGAACTACGTGGAAACTGAATTTATCAGCCCGGAAATAGTTCTTGGAATACAGTACCAAGCGATCGTTTTCATCGTAATGATGCTGTTTTAATACGAGTAATGCAGTTTCTGGATCGCATTCAAGAATCGGCGACGCTTCTTCGTGATACCCTGTTGGGTCGATGAAGGTGACCGCGTACGAGATGCGGATATCGCCGGATTCTTCAAGCGCCGAGAAAATGGAGCTTTCTTTGCGTCCGAGAAAACCTTCGGGCATGTAGACGGAAGGCACTTTGTCGATGCAATAGACGACAGGCTCCCCGTTTGCCGTGCGGACGCGTTCAATGGAAATGACAGTATCATCCGGATTGCAATGAAAGCGGTTAACATC includes these proteins:
- a CDS encoding GntR family transcriptional regulator, with amino-acid sequence MTIKSDHRALYLQVIDRMKQDIASGVYKEKEKLPSEFELSKSLGVSRATLREALRLLEEDNVIVRRHGVGTFVNSKPVFSSGIEELTSVSDMIRQAGMEPGVVYLSTSESVCSEEDVNRFHCNPDDTVISIERVRTANGEPVVYCIDKVPSVYMPEGFLGRKESSIFSALEESGDIRISYAVTFIDPTGYHEEASPILECDPETALLVLKQHHYDENDRLVLYSKNYFRADKFSFHVVRKRL